In Maridesulfovibrio sp., a single genomic region encodes these proteins:
- a CDS encoding U32 family peptidase, protein MNEHKPEILAPAGDKSSFLAAIAAGADAVYAGLKHFSARMEAYNFATGELAALAELGREHGVRTYIPMNTLVKPDDLDSAARLMDRVARTVKPDGLIIQDLAMVEIARQAGYKGELHLSTLANASHPAAIKIAAELGVNRVVVPRELNLDEIRQMAEACPDSMTLEMFVHGALCYTVSGRCYWSSFFGGKSSLRGRCVQPCRRLYGSARRKDQPKRLFSCLDLGLDVLTKPTLSIPQVGSWKIEGRKKGPHYVYYTVSAYRMLRDNPNDAKVKKDATELLDLALGRPTSHSIFLPQRPYTPLDPSNETGSGFLIGITKQEQNGKPYFTCREELLPGDFLRIGYQDQPGHQTLKIRKFTPKRGKVSIPVKGRTSLKSGTKVFLIDRREEGLVNALKGLETKLSKIRTEEKTASDIRLTLPAPCKPVERAHRHTLQRNPPKGKIRPGCDVWLSLNALKRSPRPAVSKICWHLPPVIWPNEEAEVKKNIDICLNGDGRDFVLNSPWQKALFPADSRLRFHAGPFCNISNPLAIARLADMGFSSAYVSPELAREDFLALPAASPLPLGMVISGMWPLAISRIISEETSLMSPIYSQKKEICWARQYGQNYWIYPGWPIDLSAERKTLENAGYAMFLDIQEPLPKSVPAPVRTSTFNWDLSLL, encoded by the coding sequence ATGAATGAACATAAGCCAGAAATTCTTGCTCCGGCAGGAGATAAATCGTCCTTCCTGGCTGCGATAGCCGCAGGAGCGGACGCGGTCTATGCCGGCCTTAAACATTTTTCCGCCAGAATGGAAGCGTACAATTTCGCTACCGGAGAACTGGCAGCCCTCGCCGAACTCGGTCGTGAACACGGCGTGCGCACCTACATCCCCATGAACACTCTGGTCAAGCCCGACGACCTCGATTCCGCAGCCCGACTTATGGACAGGGTCGCCAGAACCGTAAAACCGGACGGGCTGATCATTCAGGATCTGGCAATGGTCGAAATCGCCAGACAGGCCGGTTACAAAGGTGAACTGCACCTTTCAACACTCGCCAATGCCAGCCATCCCGCGGCCATTAAAATCGCAGCCGAACTCGGTGTTAACCGGGTTGTCGTGCCCCGCGAACTCAATCTGGATGAAATCCGGCAGATGGCCGAAGCCTGCCCGGATTCCATGACCCTTGAAATGTTCGTTCACGGCGCACTCTGCTATACTGTTTCCGGCCGCTGCTACTGGAGCTCCTTTTTCGGAGGCAAAAGCAGCCTTCGCGGACGCTGCGTACAGCCCTGCCGCAGACTTTACGGCAGTGCCAGACGCAAGGATCAGCCCAAACGGCTGTTTTCCTGCCTTGATCTGGGCCTCGACGTACTCACCAAACCGACTCTTTCCATTCCTCAGGTCGGTTCATGGAAAATCGAAGGCCGCAAAAAAGGTCCCCATTACGTATACTACACTGTTTCGGCCTATCGCATGCTCCGGGACAATCCCAACGATGCCAAGGTCAAAAAGGATGCAACCGAACTGCTCGACCTCGCGCTCGGCAGACCGACCTCGCATTCCATATTCCTGCCGCAGCGTCCGTACACCCCGCTTGACCCATCCAACGAAACCGGATCGGGCTTTCTCATCGGCATCACCAAGCAGGAACAGAACGGCAAACCGTATTTCACCTGCCGCGAAGAACTGCTGCCCGGCGATTTCCTGCGCATCGGATATCAGGACCAGCCCGGACACCAGACCCTCAAAATCCGCAAGTTCACGCCGAAACGCGGCAAGGTATCAATACCGGTCAAGGGTCGTACGTCCCTCAAATCCGGCACCAAGGTGTTCCTCATCGACCGCCGAGAGGAAGGTCTGGTCAACGCCCTGAAAGGGCTTGAAACCAAACTTTCAAAGATCCGCACAGAAGAAAAAACCGCCAGCGACATCCGGCTGACCCTGCCCGCCCCCTGTAAACCAGTGGAACGCGCTCACCGCCACACCCTGCAGCGGAATCCTCCCAAAGGGAAAATAAGGCCCGGCTGCGATGTCTGGCTCTCGCTCAATGCCCTGAAACGCTCCCCCCGTCCGGCCGTTTCCAAAATCTGCTGGCACCTGCCGCCGGTGATCTGGCCGAACGAAGAAGCCGAGGTCAAAAAAAATATCGATATCTGCCTGAACGGGGACGGACGCGATTTCGTTCTCAATTCACCCTGGCAGAAAGCCCTGTTCCCCGCTGATTCCAGACTGCGGTTCCACGCCGGACCGTTCTGCAACATCTCCAATCCGCTGGCCATTGCCCGCCTTGCGGACATGGGCTTTTCCTCAGCCTACGTCAGCCCCGAACTCGCCAGAGAAGATTTTCTCGCCCTGCCCGCCGCAAGCCCGCTGCCCCTCGGCATGGTAATCTCCGGCATGTGGCCGCTGGCAATTTCAAGGATCATATCCGAAGAAACCAGCCTGATGAGCCCTATTTACAGCCAAAAGAAAGAAATCTGCTGGGCCCGGCAGTACGGTCAGAACTACTGGATTTATCCCGGCTGGCCCATCGACCTCTCCGCAGAACGCAAAACCCTTGAAAATGCCGGGTACGCCATGTTCCTCGATATTCAGGAACCGCTGCCCAAATCCGTTCCGGCTCCGGTCAGAACCAGCACCTTCAACTGGGATTTGAGTCTGCTTTAA
- a CDS encoding phenylpyruvate tautomerase MIF-related protein — translation MPYIGVETNLDLGGGAEEFVADLSKLVAEILGKPESYVMVAVHDKLHMSFGGSSKPTAMLALKSLGLESAQCAGLSASLCGFMTEKIGIPADRIYIEFSDHDRSMFGWNSGTF, via the coding sequence ATGCCGTATATAGGAGTAGAGACAAACCTCGACCTGGGCGGAGGGGCGGAAGAATTCGTGGCCGATCTTTCAAAGCTGGTTGCCGAAATCCTCGGCAAGCCCGAATCATATGTGATGGTTGCCGTGCACGATAAGCTGCATATGAGTTTCGGCGGAAGCAGCAAGCCCACGGCCATGCTCGCCCTGAAGAGTCTCGGACTGGAGTCCGCGCAGTGTGCGGGACTTTCCGCAAGTCTGTGCGGTTTCATGACCGAAAAGATCGGAATCCCGGCCGACAGAATCTACATAGAATTTTCAGATCATGATCGGTCCATGTTCGGCTGGAACAGCGGCACGTTTTAA
- a CDS encoding helix-turn-helix transcriptional regulator, with protein MGELSPKEIGHRLKAFRLGSKYSAEEIAAKIGISRAALYRYEKGDPPKLETLESIADLLGVSLTSLMGVGVEYISSAISFFERMRQNEAESEHLSVMFGLISYLLTTDDFDKYLAIAIREGLPEELRDSEETRKQVAEVLSVLRERKKVYDRRRPGMVNLASATNLEQFLRNGFVGSFDLPDDVLKERKEVARREVEHFISLLEEQPIGLQIGILVDSVPSTHFQIFRQPGHSTLCLSPYKLCDFPNVRLGVGMLTSAPEALELHQKMVTELWAKALKGSRAANYLRKMIKESIS; from the coding sequence ATGGGAGAACTTAGTCCGAAAGAGATTGGTCACAGGCTCAAAGCGTTCAGGCTGGGCAGCAAGTACAGCGCGGAAGAGATTGCAGCTAAGATAGGGATTTCACGGGCGGCATTGTATCGCTACGAAAAAGGCGATCCGCCCAAGCTTGAAACGCTGGAAAGCATAGCAGATCTGCTCGGCGTATCGCTGACCTCCCTAATGGGGGTCGGGGTCGAATACATATCGTCGGCAATCAGTTTTTTTGAGCGCATGCGTCAGAACGAAGCGGAATCCGAACATCTTTCCGTAATGTTCGGGCTGATATCCTATCTGCTTACTACTGACGATTTTGATAAATACCTAGCCATTGCGATCAGGGAAGGACTGCCGGAAGAACTCAGGGACAGCGAGGAGACCCGCAAGCAGGTTGCAGAGGTCTTATCCGTGCTGCGGGAACGCAAAAAGGTTTACGACAGGCGGCGTCCGGGTATGGTGAATCTTGCCTCAGCCACCAACCTGGAACAGTTTTTGCGTAACGGATTTGTCGGTTCGTTCGATCTTCCAGATGATGTGCTTAAGGAAAGAAAGGAAGTCGCAAGGCGCGAGGTAGAGCATTTCATTTCGCTGCTGGAAGAACAGCCGATCGGCTTGCAGATCGGGATTCTGGTGGATTCCGTTCCCAGCACGCACTTTCAGATTTTCAGGCAGCCGGGCCATTCCACGCTTTGTCTCAGCCCTTACAAGCTTTGCGATTTTCCCAATGTACGGTTGGGTGTGGGTATGCTAACTTCTGCACCGGAGGCCTTGGAACTGCACCAGAAAATGGTGACCGAACTCTGGGCCAAGGCCCTTAAAGGAAGCAGGGCGGCAAATTATCTGCGCAAAATGATAAAGGAAAGCATTTCCTGA
- a CDS encoding TRAP transporter substrate-binding protein, whose amino-acid sequence MKFLGRIVICALALCMVAGGAAVAGAAKYEARIGHLESPLQPRHQGLEKIAKLVNERTGGEVEFKIFPSSQLGNQREMNEAVQMGSLEGTVSPAAFLGGFNPAVSIMDIPFLLPVDRKQAQELRQGPFGKALLKTFDAKGFKAIATWPNGRKNFTSNKPLATIADYKGQSFRVMDSKILIEQFAAIGASAIALPFGELYTALQNGVVDGEENPLDTIQRMKFYEVQKYLVLSEHGAMEDYILFNPAWWDSLPEKYQKIIVDTFMEVMPSVEVNKEQAQKDALEVIRKAGVKVSPLSDSDRAEMRKLMYPKTAAAYVERAGDTGKELLKLYEEEYAKIVK is encoded by the coding sequence ATGAAATTTCTAGGACGCATTGTTATTTGTGCACTTGCTTTGTGCATGGTGGCGGGCGGCGCGGCAGTTGCCGGAGCAGCCAAATACGAAGCCCGTATCGGCCATCTCGAATCTCCGCTGCAGCCCCGCCATCAGGGACTGGAAAAAATAGCCAAACTGGTCAACGAACGTACCGGCGGAGAAGTTGAATTCAAGATTTTCCCCTCTTCACAGCTCGGCAACCAGCGTGAAATGAACGAAGCAGTTCAGATGGGTTCTCTTGAAGGTACAGTATCCCCCGCAGCTTTCCTCGGAGGATTCAACCCCGCAGTCTCCATCATGGACATCCCCTTCCTGCTCCCGGTTGACCGCAAACAGGCCCAGGAACTCCGTCAGGGTCCCTTCGGCAAGGCTCTCCTCAAGACCTTTGATGCTAAAGGGTTCAAGGCAATCGCCACCTGGCCCAACGGACGCAAGAACTTCACCTCCAACAAACCCCTCGCCACCATCGCAGATTACAAAGGTCAGTCCTTCCGCGTAATGGATTCCAAAATCCTGATCGAACAGTTTGCCGCCATCGGTGCTTCCGCCATCGCACTTCCTTTCGGCGAGCTTTACACAGCTCTGCAGAACGGTGTTGTTGACGGCGAAGAAAACCCCCTCGACACCATCCAGCGCATGAAGTTCTACGAAGTTCAGAAATACCTCGTTCTGTCCGAACACGGCGCAATGGAAGACTACATTCTCTTCAACCCCGCATGGTGGGATTCCCTGCCCGAAAAATATCAGAAGATCATTGTTGATACTTTCATGGAAGTAATGCCCAGCGTGGAAGTCAACAAGGAACAGGCCCAGAAAGACGCTCTGGAAGTCATCAGAAAAGCCGGAGTCAAAGTATCCCCCCTTTCCGACTCCGACCGTGCGGAAATGCGTAAGCTGATGTACCCCAAAACCGCTGCCGCTTATGTTGAACGCGCCGGCGACACCGGTAAAGAGCTGCTCAAGCTTTATGAAGAAGAATACGCCAAGATCGTAAAATAA
- a CDS encoding TRAP transporter small permease, with amino-acid sequence MRKMLGSLLAAIRIIERVLVISINLIMVGLYTFNVLVREITPQYSSTFAWIDEATRLLMVWAVFLAIGLALERGRQVAVTTLFEKMPDIPRKAVNFLINITGTVFSCYLVWLGIAMVKFVMRTGQLSPTLGMPMYWLYVAPSVGFSLLALRYLLELAGINDRHTRPILIETK; translated from the coding sequence ATGCGAAAGATGCTCGGTTCCCTGCTTGCCGCAATACGAATTATCGAACGGGTACTGGTTATATCCATAAACCTGATCATGGTCGGCCTTTATACTTTCAATGTTCTGGTGAGGGAAATCACCCCTCAATATTCAAGCACTTTCGCATGGATAGATGAAGCTACCAGACTGCTCATGGTCTGGGCGGTTTTCCTTGCCATAGGACTGGCCCTTGAAAGAGGCCGCCAGGTGGCTGTGACCACTCTTTTTGAAAAAATGCCCGACATCCCGCGCAAAGCGGTTAATTTTCTGATCAATATCACCGGAACAGTCTTCAGCTGCTATCTGGTCTGGCTGGGTATAGCCATGGTGAAATTCGTCATGCGCACCGGCCAGCTGAGCCCAACTCTCGGAATGCCGATGTACTGGCTCTATGTAGCCCCCAGCGTGGGTTTTTCCCTGCTGGCACTGCGGTACCTGCTTGAACTCGCAGGAATCAACGACCGCCACACCCGTCCAATCCTCATTGAGACCAAATAG